In one window of Brassica rapa cultivar Chiifu-401-42 chromosome A07, CAAS_Brap_v3.01, whole genome shotgun sequence DNA:
- the LOC117126756 gene encoding uncharacterized protein LOC117126756 isoform X4, with product MADDMVRWYLDDDDEDDDYEEEHEVDVLKPERLLHRTDRGAGWNHVQQLMHGSDQQCYDILRMNQRTFQDLCKMLATRYGLQETLNVYIEEAVAMFLEVVGQDKTVRVIAQRYQRSLDTVKRKLGEVLSSLLKFAADTLKPEDGEFTRVCPALRNDDRYWPFFKDCIGALDGTHISVRPPKRNAEAYRGRKQEPTMNVLAICNFDMKFIYAYVGVPGRAHDTKVLTYCARNEPFFPHPPNGKYYLVDAGYPTRTGYLGPYRRVRYHLDQFNRGGPPTNTREVFNRRHSSLRSVIERTFGVWKAKWRILDRRHPKYGLIKWIKLVTATMALHNFIRDSHREDNDFVHWQRREEYHTHGDNDEEERDEEEDEEEEEEDGDGHGGHIPYEPTGDRAMEGLRDHIGNELSRGYRLPY from the exons ATGGCTGATGAT ATGGTTAGGTGGTacttggatgatgatgatgaggatgatgattATGAGGAAGAGCATGAAGTTGATGTGCTTAAGCCAGAGAGATTGCTTCATAGAACAGATCGAGGTGCTGGATGGAATCATGTTCAGCAGCTTATGCACGGGTCAGATCAACAGTGCTATGATATTCTTCGCATGAATCAGAGGACATTTCAAGATCTGTGTAAGATGTTAGCAACGAGATATGGGTTACAAGAGACGTTGAATGTCTATATTGAAGAAGCGGTTGCAATGTTCCTTGAAGTGGTGGGTCAAGATAAGACAGTACGGGTTATTGCACAAAGATATCAACGTTCGTTGGATACAGTCAAAAGGAAACTTGGTGAGGTTTTGAGTTCTCTCTTGAAATTTGCTGCAGATACACTAAAACCAGAAGATGGTGAGTTCACAAGAGTATGTCCTGCTTTGAGAAATGATGATCGATACTGGCCATTTTTTAAAGACTGTATTGGAGCATTGGATGGAACTCATATCTCAGTCCGCCCTCCTAAACGAAATGCAGAAGCATACAGGGGCAGAAAACAGGAGCCAACCATGAATGTCCTTGCTATATGTAACTTTGATATGAAGTTCATATATGCTTATGTGGGTGTGCCGGGTAGAGCCCATGACACAAAGGTATTAACTTATTGTGCGAGGAATGAGCCTTTTTTTCCACATCCGCCAAATGGAAAGTATTATTTGGTTGATGCTGGATATCCCACAAGAACAGGGTATCTTGGTCCGTATCGTAGAGTTCGGTATCATCTCGATCAGTTCAACAGAGGAGGACCGCCAACGAACACTCGAGAGGTGTTCAACCGGAGACATTCAAGCTTGCGATCAGTGATTGAGCGGACATTTGGAGTGTGGAAAGCAAAATGGAGAATTCTTGACCGTAGGCATCCAAAATATGGTTTGATCAAATGGATAAAGCTAGTGACGGCAACGATGGCTCTACACAACTTCATACGTGATTCACATCGAGAAGATAATGATTTTGTGCATTGGCAGAGAAGAGAAGAATATCATACTCATGGTGataatgatgaagaagaaagagatgaagaggaagatgaagaagaagaagaagaagatggtgatggTCATGGTGGACATATTCCATATGAGCCGACTGGTGATAGAGCCATGGAAGGTTTACGTGATCATATTGGTAATGAGTTGAGTAGAGGATATCGATTACcttattag
- the LOC117126756 gene encoding uncharacterized protein LOC117126756 isoform X2 yields MADDKWTDEEVRYFFALYADEKKKGNRPRSGMNLAGREFIVNKFEEKFGKRWIWDRFKNKVDISRKAYVKFKKLTHNRTGLVYDALGRLEMSDAWWDQRIAMVRWYLDDDDEDDDYEEEHEVDVLKPERLLHRTDRGAGWNHVQQLMHGSDQQCYDILRMNQRTFQDLCKMLATRYGLQETLNVYIEEAVAMFLEVVGQDKTVRVIAQRYQRSLDTVKRKLGEVLSSLLKFAADTLKPEDGEFTRVCPALRNDDRYWPFFKDCIGALDGTHISVRPPKRNAEAYRGRKQEPTMNVLAICNFDMKFIYAYVGVPGRAHDTKVLTYCARNEPFFPHPPNGKYYLVDAGYPTRTGYLGPYRRVRYHLDQFNRGGPPTNTREVFNRRHSSLRSVIERTFGVWKAKWRILDRRHPKYGLIKWIKLVTATMALHNFIRDSHREDNDFVHWQRREEYHTHGDNDEEERDEEEDEEEEEEDGDGHGGHIPYEPTGDRAMEGLRDHIGNELSRGYRLPY; encoded by the exons ATGGCTGATGAT AAATGGACCGATGAAGAAGTTAGGTATTTCTTTGCTCTTTATGCTGATGAGAAAAAGAAAGGGAACAGACCAAGGAGTGGCATGAATCTAGCTGGAAGAGAGTTCATCGTAAATAAGTTTGAAGAGAaatttggtaagagatggatATGGGACAGGTTTAAGAACAAGGTTGATATTAGTAGAAAAGCATATGTCAAGTTCAAGAAGCTTACCCACAATAGAACCGGGCTTGTCTATGATGCTTTGGGAAGGTTGGAGATGTCGGATGCTTGGTGGGATCAACGCATTGCG ATGGTTAGGTGGTacttggatgatgatgatgaggatgatgattATGAGGAAGAGCATGAAGTTGATGTGCTTAAGCCAGAGAGATTGCTTCATAGAACAGATCGAGGTGCTGGATGGAATCATGTTCAGCAGCTTATGCACGGGTCAGATCAACAGTGCTATGATATTCTTCGCATGAATCAGAGGACATTTCAAGATCTGTGTAAGATGTTAGCAACGAGATATGGGTTACAAGAGACGTTGAATGTCTATATTGAAGAAGCGGTTGCAATGTTCCTTGAAGTGGTGGGTCAAGATAAGACAGTACGGGTTATTGCACAAAGATATCAACGTTCGTTGGATACAGTCAAAAGGAAACTTGGTGAGGTTTTGAGTTCTCTCTTGAAATTTGCTGCAGATACACTAAAACCAGAAGATGGTGAGTTCACAAGAGTATGTCCTGCTTTGAGAAATGATGATCGATACTGGCCATTTTTTAAAGACTGTATTGGAGCATTGGATGGAACTCATATCTCAGTCCGCCCTCCTAAACGAAATGCAGAAGCATACAGGGGCAGAAAACAGGAGCCAACCATGAATGTCCTTGCTATATGTAACTTTGATATGAAGTTCATATATGCTTATGTGGGTGTGCCGGGTAGAGCCCATGACACAAAGGTATTAACTTATTGTGCGAGGAATGAGCCTTTTTTTCCACATCCGCCAAATGGAAAGTATTATTTGGTTGATGCTGGATATCCCACAAGAACAGGGTATCTTGGTCCGTATCGTAGAGTTCGGTATCATCTCGATCAGTTCAACAGAGGAGGACCGCCAACGAACACTCGAGAGGTGTTCAACCGGAGACATTCAAGCTTGCGATCAGTGATTGAGCGGACATTTGGAGTGTGGAAAGCAAAATGGAGAATTCTTGACCGTAGGCATCCAAAATATGGTTTGATCAAATGGATAAAGCTAGTGACGGCAACGATGGCTCTACACAACTTCATACGTGATTCACATCGAGAAGATAATGATTTTGTGCATTGGCAGAGAAGAGAAGAATATCATACTCATGGTGataatgatgaagaagaaagagatgaagaggaagatgaagaagaagaagaagaagatggtgatggTCATGGTGGACATATTCCATATGAGCCGACTGGTGATAGAGCCATGGAAGGTTTACGTGATCATATTGGTAATGAGTTGAGTAGAGGATATCGATTACcttattag
- the LOC117126759 gene encoding cell surface glycoprotein 1-like, whose translation MFPTPIIISDDDTEPDDAVPTPFIVISDDETNADDLVPQMPTVAPPSPITILSTGTTGDTPSYDPAEDQGTSPPTPDVSTPSYGPLPLSPGLPDPTLSPTIDIHYEMGLEGFYDLPMESIGDSHDDPLLYYPDIMIPDEPANYQSMESVGHPDDDPFLYDPDVMMMDQPLPQPADLSFSHTIPASGEPSSFPPMEPSTTYSPLSQPFYDYGEPSSFPTMEVPKTELPFYQTTYQTGGPSSLPAMDASFDLGGSASSGDPYAPQSYRCFWCQSRICGSTRIPISYLSW comes from the coding sequence ATGTTTCCGACACCTATCATCATTTCTGATGATGACACCGAGCCTGATGATGCGGTTCCGACACCCTTTATTGTCATTTCTGACGATGAGACCAATGCGGATGATCTTGTTCCGCAGATGCCTACGGTAGCACCACCGAGCCCCATCACTATCTTGTCTACGGGTACTACTGGAGATACGCCGAGTTATGATCCTGCTGAGGATCAGGGCACTTCGCCACCTACTCCAGATGTGTCGACACCATCATATGGTCCCTTACCTTTGTCTCCGGGATTACCCGATCCTACTCTCAGCCCGACGATTGACATACATTATGAGATGGGTCTGGAGGGATTTTACGATCTGCCGATGGAGAGTATTGGTGACAGCCATGATGATCCATTACTTTACTATCCAGACATCATGATTCCTGATGAGCCAGCAAACTATCAGTCCATGGAGAGCGTTGGACACCCTGATGACGACCCATTCCTTTATGATCCAGACGTGATGATGATGGACCAGCCACTTCCTCAGCCGGCGGACTTATCTTTTTCTCATACTATACCTGCGAGTGGAGAGCCTTCCAGCTTTCCACCCATGGAGCCATCCACGACCTACTCACCATTATCTCAGCCATTCTATGACTACGGAGAGCCTTCCAGCTTTCCGACGATGGAGGTACCCAAGACTGAATTACCATTTTACCAGACCACTTATCAGACCGGAGGGCCATCTAGCCTTCCAGCGATGGATGCATCTTTTGATCTTGGAGGATCTGCTTCTTCTGGTGATCCTTACGCACCTCAGTCCTATCGATGTTTTTGGTGTCAGAGCAGGATATGTGGATCCACACGGATTCCCATATCATACTTATCTTGGTAG
- the LOC117126756 gene encoding uncharacterized protein LOC117126756 isoform X3, translating into MCLQVSSFMSVLSSQVGHKSQQDKIRRMADDMVRWYLDDDDEDDDYEEEHEVDVLKPERLLHRTDRGAGWNHVQQLMHGSDQQCYDILRMNQRTFQDLCKMLATRYGLQETLNVYIEEAVAMFLEVVGQDKTVRVIAQRYQRSLDTVKRKLGEVLSSLLKFAADTLKPEDGEFTRVCPALRNDDRYWPFFKDCIGALDGTHISVRPPKRNAEAYRGRKQEPTMNVLAICNFDMKFIYAYVGVPGRAHDTKVLTYCARNEPFFPHPPNGKYYLVDAGYPTRTGYLGPYRRVRYHLDQFNRGGPPTNTREVFNRRHSSLRSVIERTFGVWKAKWRILDRRHPKYGLIKWIKLVTATMALHNFIRDSHREDNDFVHWQRREEYHTHGDNDEEERDEEEDEEEEEEDGDGHGGHIPYEPTGDRAMEGLRDHIGNELSRGYRLPY; encoded by the exons ATGTGTCTGCAAGTCTCATCATTTATGTCTGTATTATCTTCTCAGGTTGGACATAAATCACAACAAGACAAGATAAGAAGAATGGCTGATGAT ATGGTTAGGTGGTacttggatgatgatgatgaggatgatgattATGAGGAAGAGCATGAAGTTGATGTGCTTAAGCCAGAGAGATTGCTTCATAGAACAGATCGAGGTGCTGGATGGAATCATGTTCAGCAGCTTATGCACGGGTCAGATCAACAGTGCTATGATATTCTTCGCATGAATCAGAGGACATTTCAAGATCTGTGTAAGATGTTAGCAACGAGATATGGGTTACAAGAGACGTTGAATGTCTATATTGAAGAAGCGGTTGCAATGTTCCTTGAAGTGGTGGGTCAAGATAAGACAGTACGGGTTATTGCACAAAGATATCAACGTTCGTTGGATACAGTCAAAAGGAAACTTGGTGAGGTTTTGAGTTCTCTCTTGAAATTTGCTGCAGATACACTAAAACCAGAAGATGGTGAGTTCACAAGAGTATGTCCTGCTTTGAGAAATGATGATCGATACTGGCCATTTTTTAAAGACTGTATTGGAGCATTGGATGGAACTCATATCTCAGTCCGCCCTCCTAAACGAAATGCAGAAGCATACAGGGGCAGAAAACAGGAGCCAACCATGAATGTCCTTGCTATATGTAACTTTGATATGAAGTTCATATATGCTTATGTGGGTGTGCCGGGTAGAGCCCATGACACAAAGGTATTAACTTATTGTGCGAGGAATGAGCCTTTTTTTCCACATCCGCCAAATGGAAAGTATTATTTGGTTGATGCTGGATATCCCACAAGAACAGGGTATCTTGGTCCGTATCGTAGAGTTCGGTATCATCTCGATCAGTTCAACAGAGGAGGACCGCCAACGAACACTCGAGAGGTGTTCAACCGGAGACATTCAAGCTTGCGATCAGTGATTGAGCGGACATTTGGAGTGTGGAAAGCAAAATGGAGAATTCTTGACCGTAGGCATCCAAAATATGGTTTGATCAAATGGATAAAGCTAGTGACGGCAACGATGGCTCTACACAACTTCATACGTGATTCACATCGAGAAGATAATGATTTTGTGCATTGGCAGAGAAGAGAAGAATATCATACTCATGGTGataatgatgaagaagaaagagatgaagaggaagatgaagaagaagaagaagaagatggtgatggTCATGGTGGACATATTCCATATGAGCCGACTGGTGATAGAGCCATGGAAGGTTTACGTGATCATATTGGTAATGAGTTGAGTAGAGGATATCGATTACcttattag
- the LOC117126756 gene encoding uncharacterized protein LOC117126756 isoform X5: MCLQVSSFMSVLSSQVGHKSQQDKIRRMADDKWTDEEVRYFFALYADEKKKGNRPRSGMNLAGREFIVNKFEEKFGKRWIWDRFKNKVDISRKAYVKFKKLTHNRTGLVYDALGRLEMSDAWWDQRIAEWQGARKYKTKVPPNMDVFEAEFGAVTVTGAEGWCAQQGEASLDSRVDVEKDDESDSVDTGMPAPREGTSRAGGSKRKRKEFDQEPYVLRNAILAEKNKIAEKMVEIMAEDRVVLQQDRKFRVHSVLEILNELPGIIKWSPFHIAAVNHLKAVEENRMAFMSFSSDDDKISYLENMIGVKIYEGL, encoded by the exons ATGTGTCTGCAAGTCTCATCATTTATGTCTGTATTATCTTCTCAGGTTGGACATAAATCACAACAAGACAAGATAAGAAGAATGGCTGATGAT AAATGGACCGATGAAGAAGTTAGGTATTTCTTTGCTCTTTATGCTGATGAGAAAAAGAAAGGGAACAGACCAAGGAGTGGCATGAATCTAGCTGGAAGAGAGTTCATCGTAAATAAGTTTGAAGAGAaatttggtaagagatggatATGGGACAGGTTTAAGAACAAGGTTGATATTAGTAGAAAAGCATATGTCAAGTTCAAGAAGCTTACCCACAATAGAACCGGGCTTGTCTATGATGCTTTGGGAAGGTTGGAGATGTCGGATGCTTGGTGGGATCAACGCATTGCG GAATGGCAAGGTGCAAGAAAGTATAAGACCAAAGTGCCTCCAAACATGGATGTGTTTGAAGCAGAGTTTGGTGCTGTTACTGTAACTGGAGCAGAAGGATGGTGTGCTCAGCAAGGAGAAGCTAGCTTAGATTCTAGAGTAGATGTAGAGAAGGATGACGAGTCTGATTCAGTTGACACTGGGATGCCAGCACCAAGAGAAGGAACAAGTAGAGCTGGAGGTTCAAAAAGAAAGCGTAAGGAATTTGATCAAGAGCCTTATGTTCTAAGGAATGCAATTCTGGCTGAGAAAAATAAGATAGCAGAAAAGATGGTAGAGATAATGGCAGAGGATCGTGTGGTGTTGCAGCAGGATCGCAAATTCCGTGTGCACTCTGTGTTGGAGATACTTAATGAGCTACCTGGAATTATAAAGTGGTCACCATTTCACATTGCTGCAGTTAACCATCTCAAAGCTGTTGAAGAAAACAGAATGGCTTTTATGTCTTTCTCTAGTGATGATGATAAGATTAGCTATCTTGAAAATATGATTGGAGTTAAGATATATGAAGGATTGTAG
- the LOC117126756 gene encoding uncharacterized protein LOC117126756 isoform X1 encodes MCLQVSSFMSVLSSQVGHKSQQDKIRRMADDKWTDEEVRYFFALYADEKKKGNRPRSGMNLAGREFIVNKFEEKFGKRWIWDRFKNKVDISRKAYVKFKKLTHNRTGLVYDALGRLEMSDAWWDQRIAMVRWYLDDDDEDDDYEEEHEVDVLKPERLLHRTDRGAGWNHVQQLMHGSDQQCYDILRMNQRTFQDLCKMLATRYGLQETLNVYIEEAVAMFLEVVGQDKTVRVIAQRYQRSLDTVKRKLGEVLSSLLKFAADTLKPEDGEFTRVCPALRNDDRYWPFFKDCIGALDGTHISVRPPKRNAEAYRGRKQEPTMNVLAICNFDMKFIYAYVGVPGRAHDTKVLTYCARNEPFFPHPPNGKYYLVDAGYPTRTGYLGPYRRVRYHLDQFNRGGPPTNTREVFNRRHSSLRSVIERTFGVWKAKWRILDRRHPKYGLIKWIKLVTATMALHNFIRDSHREDNDFVHWQRREEYHTHGDNDEEERDEEEDEEEEEEDGDGHGGHIPYEPTGDRAMEGLRDHIGNELSRGYRLPY; translated from the exons ATGTGTCTGCAAGTCTCATCATTTATGTCTGTATTATCTTCTCAGGTTGGACATAAATCACAACAAGACAAGATAAGAAGAATGGCTGATGAT AAATGGACCGATGAAGAAGTTAGGTATTTCTTTGCTCTTTATGCTGATGAGAAAAAGAAAGGGAACAGACCAAGGAGTGGCATGAATCTAGCTGGAAGAGAGTTCATCGTAAATAAGTTTGAAGAGAaatttggtaagagatggatATGGGACAGGTTTAAGAACAAGGTTGATATTAGTAGAAAAGCATATGTCAAGTTCAAGAAGCTTACCCACAATAGAACCGGGCTTGTCTATGATGCTTTGGGAAGGTTGGAGATGTCGGATGCTTGGTGGGATCAACGCATTGCG ATGGTTAGGTGGTacttggatgatgatgatgaggatgatgattATGAGGAAGAGCATGAAGTTGATGTGCTTAAGCCAGAGAGATTGCTTCATAGAACAGATCGAGGTGCTGGATGGAATCATGTTCAGCAGCTTATGCACGGGTCAGATCAACAGTGCTATGATATTCTTCGCATGAATCAGAGGACATTTCAAGATCTGTGTAAGATGTTAGCAACGAGATATGGGTTACAAGAGACGTTGAATGTCTATATTGAAGAAGCGGTTGCAATGTTCCTTGAAGTGGTGGGTCAAGATAAGACAGTACGGGTTATTGCACAAAGATATCAACGTTCGTTGGATACAGTCAAAAGGAAACTTGGTGAGGTTTTGAGTTCTCTCTTGAAATTTGCTGCAGATACACTAAAACCAGAAGATGGTGAGTTCACAAGAGTATGTCCTGCTTTGAGAAATGATGATCGATACTGGCCATTTTTTAAAGACTGTATTGGAGCATTGGATGGAACTCATATCTCAGTCCGCCCTCCTAAACGAAATGCAGAAGCATACAGGGGCAGAAAACAGGAGCCAACCATGAATGTCCTTGCTATATGTAACTTTGATATGAAGTTCATATATGCTTATGTGGGTGTGCCGGGTAGAGCCCATGACACAAAGGTATTAACTTATTGTGCGAGGAATGAGCCTTTTTTTCCACATCCGCCAAATGGAAAGTATTATTTGGTTGATGCTGGATATCCCACAAGAACAGGGTATCTTGGTCCGTATCGTAGAGTTCGGTATCATCTCGATCAGTTCAACAGAGGAGGACCGCCAACGAACACTCGAGAGGTGTTCAACCGGAGACATTCAAGCTTGCGATCAGTGATTGAGCGGACATTTGGAGTGTGGAAAGCAAAATGGAGAATTCTTGACCGTAGGCATCCAAAATATGGTTTGATCAAATGGATAAAGCTAGTGACGGCAACGATGGCTCTACACAACTTCATACGTGATTCACATCGAGAAGATAATGATTTTGTGCATTGGCAGAGAAGAGAAGAATATCATACTCATGGTGataatgatgaagaagaaagagatgaagaggaagatgaagaagaagaagaagaagatggtgatggTCATGGTGGACATATTCCATATGAGCCGACTGGTGATAGAGCCATGGAAGGTTTACGTGATCATATTGGTAATGAGTTGAGTAGAGGATATCGATTACcttattag